One Arcobacter sp. F2176 genomic region harbors:
- a CDS encoding non-ribosomal peptide synthetase/type I polyketide synthase, with protein sequence MNYKNISDNPDAIAVIGMSGIFPQAKDINKYWDNLINGVESIIQFSNEESSTKGHFVRAAATVDDIDCFDAKFFNYSAYEAEILDPQQRLFLECCWHALEEAGYSPDKAGNVGVFAGSNISTYLLLAQQSILAKGDTTHLLQLLMGNDKDYLATRVSYKLNLTGPSICVQSACSTSLLSIHTAVQSLLNGECKMALAGGVNISIPQELEYEYKEGMIFSPDGHCRAFDADAKGTVAGNGVGAVVLKPLSDAIEDGDSIHAVILGSAVNNDGARKIGYTAPSIEGQSSVIAQAIALADIPVNTIDYIETHGTGTPLGDPIEIRSLSQVFQNETKEKGFCAIGSVKPNIGHLNCAAGIASFIKTVLSLKNAQIPPSLHYKKANPEIDFINTPFFVNDKASLWPKRNHPRRAGVSSFGFGGTNVHMILEQAPEKIETNIKKDDEINLVVLSAQSQKQLHTLAEDYNNYLQNTEESLQNISFTSIEGRNHHNERLAIVAKNHNHLKQQVQEFLNTKENIQGYIGTKNYSTKIACLFTGQGSSYPNMAKELYTSNKLFYENLNLCAKELENLLDIPLIDLIFGKEEHTNLLTETKYAQPAIFAIEYSLYNMYRGMGIEFSVLAGHSVGEIVAACVADVFNLKDALKLITSRGQLVQNLETNKGGMLAIFTNQEIIDKYINIYPQLSIAAHNGPNHFVLSGENIILEKLIEQLDKDNIEYSKLKVSHAFHSSLLDPILDDFEKLVASFDMKIPNTQIVSNLYGRIVKNEEITTAKYWREHMRKPVLFMESINTLENMGINCFLECGPHPVLTNMGKKCVSNTDYQWIHSLQRNQEDKKIILSAVAQLYCKGIDIQWEGLAHNKDYQRVSLPTYPFDKQKYWLSTVADSLQTHKQDDPLTIWNNILSSGNKQAKEGSKALNISQLKYDEKVLITLAQSFIIKALRSLDLFTDDKKYSLDSILQKVIPQYHQLIQRFLEELNVVGLLKSKDKQFWQLKDINNQIIKEQKNDCKDVFLANPAFESVFINSGEQLADVLSGKTKAIDAIMMETSIDEAKEIYADLPTSYYFNALLRETVKSWVSNMPNNIPLKILEIGAGTGATSEQLLPLLPKDRSTYYYTDVSPIFLQRANKNFEEYNFVNYTLFDINKNPKEQGLDYNSFDLIIASNVLHAADDLQHTMNNVSKLLKPNAMLFMYEIIKETLIGELTTGLLLPIVKDTELRGMQPFMTKDQWESLLIKLGFKNFHSIPEENTDTSFIGERILLAQQKEVIIEEKEYNNYFHHIQWDKNEVPLEKLDYLLKESSNWLICSDKVGYTQELTSLLKQHNQNVSNIELDISSKLLNEKIKKTFNNNKPVQILYLWGVENISLNQLSGSQLQEKQAVSSLKLLDILSALSQINLKNLKNLSIITNGSQHTSAIPNQNIALSQATLWGFSQVVALGHPELKVKLIDFDTEMSIKDNSIDLLKNLLSKNNSNEYQLILRKNNCYLPRIRSLENTDITPTIQKVNIDANGWYVIAGGLGGLGLKTASWLIENGAKNILLIGRSKPNIQAKEEIDNFTKLGINIKVAQLDITDYESLEKLINNLDLPLKGVIHSAVVRDTKTLGEMSQKERTLAVISPKLEGAWNLHKITQNHKELDLFILYSSSVSLIPARGLPEYVASNAFLDALAHYRKSKNLPAISISWGAWAEVGTVANTSQEEQLRQNGLNSIGVKQSFNCLEQIITGDFKDTHMGIFDVNWNKLLQNHPKNQLSSYFKDVLTVSYIEQKQGSEENLAQQQHKLLENLKSSKNSGQSLEFISDYLKQKISVLLRINVDDVPSEKDLLHLGIDSLMFLDLLNNLNQVLQIKVKPNEVMANLNINAISEHLLKAMQSTNHSDIAELLLVDKDSLTKPFPLTDIQQAYWIGRDQHMDLGNIACHGYMEIECKDLDIALLEDAWNKLIQRHEMLRCIIHPYGQQQILDNVKEYHFEVRDFSKTAKKVSDKALEEIRTELSHRVPQTDKWPLFDIHATKLQNNVTRLHISLDNIMTDGRSIGIMLSEWVHIYNNPQDTLPNLSLTFRDYIMTFEAYKQTEDYHKAKKYWVDRLDEIYPSPQLPLAKDPSKVSTPKFIRREFHLSEEKWQILKSLGAQKAGLTPSGILLSVYAQVLSLFSNSAKFTLNVPTFNRLAVHPQVNDIIGEFTSLILLSVDFSKQLSFKEQANILQKQLLKDQSYDSFSGVSVMRELAKHSKQANMPVVFTSTFGLAENVNTTFSEHESQAKELGKQIYTISQTPQVYIDNHVHDYGGSLNVYWDCVDELFPEGMLDSMFEAYGNLLEQLANNEQVWESTQAIKIPISQEQKRIQYNNTQNFDYLPKQDDLLSGFLRQVKQSPNHSALITNNENLSYKELFERSCFFAWQLQESDIKPLEKVAIILPKGWQQISSIIATLGVNGTYVPFDYKLPEKRLLQLLEVAKISYVITSKEMKDNFTWPKNIKLITTPSNWGKEEEKIVQNNNIEFMPSNNQQLAYIIYTSGSTGIPKGVMISHHSALNTILDINDRFKITSDDIVFGLSGVHFDLSVYDIFGTLNAGACLVLPNEEGTKDPNHWIDLIEKHKITIWNSVPALCEMLLIQTNANKVTMQEMRLVLLSGDWIPLSLKDKLQKSTKNAKLYSLGGATEASIWSIYYPIEDIDPTWNSIPYGRPLANQQFYVLNEKYNDCPQLVIGDLYIGGEGLFMGYWQDEGKTKESFIIHPISGEKLYKTGDKGRFHPNGYIEFLGRNDLQVKINGHRIELGEIESSLLQNELIQNVVVTAIDTYGNSEISTSIKDNKQKLIAYCVCKEKNLSEIESKLKIWTKERLPNYMVPNHFFILNSIPLTKNGKLDRKALPLPSNEKKEIKSSTPQTENEKLLLSICREILQVDDINIHSDFFDIGGDSLQATRLSISLQKEGFNLSVNQIFMNPFLEDMAQFIKAQNDSSLENKKQEMISLEFNNSSSILTSFNTISEEKPNIFCIHGSDGGVFVFNELADQLENDFNIYGIAAQSTIEKNNISDIASSYLEQINTRDTAYPPIICGFSSGGFVAWEIARQLKERGEDLTQLILIDTQFLPQELKDNSLLILVLFALSFNMNIELLPIKEELIVKLKNNTYTNSELNEIQKLNEEEFEDLFEQLIDSNSLLNNDSTNLRRKFNIFKQYVEFTIEYDMPHLSSVDTLLLQAKQSVKNHQSWNSFGDKIQHIEVDGNHMSCLQYPNVSSITNTIQNFSKK encoded by the coding sequence AGCAGAGATATTAGATCCCCAACAAAGACTATTTTTAGAGTGTTGTTGGCATGCATTAGAAGAAGCTGGATATTCTCCAGATAAAGCTGGAAATGTAGGAGTATTTGCAGGAAGCAATATTAGCACCTATTTACTATTAGCGCAACAGTCCATCTTAGCTAAAGGAGATACTACACATTTACTACAACTACTTATGGGAAATGATAAAGACTATCTCGCCACAAGAGTATCTTATAAATTAAACTTGACAGGACCAAGTATCTGCGTTCAAAGTGCTTGTTCAACATCTTTATTATCAATCCATACAGCTGTACAAAGCTTATTAAATGGAGAGTGTAAAATGGCACTAGCAGGTGGAGTAAATATATCTATTCCCCAAGAGCTTGAGTATGAATATAAAGAAGGCATGATATTTTCTCCTGATGGACATTGTAGAGCTTTTGATGCTGATGCAAAGGGTACAGTTGCAGGAAATGGTGTAGGTGCAGTAGTACTTAAACCTCTTAGCGATGCAATTGAAGATGGGGATTCTATTCATGCTGTTATCTTAGGTTCAGCTGTAAATAATGATGGGGCAAGAAAAATAGGATATACAGCCCCTAGTATAGAAGGACAATCTAGTGTAATAGCACAAGCTATAGCATTAGCAGATATTCCAGTTAATACTATAGACTACATTGAAACTCATGGTACAGGAACCCCATTAGGTGACCCTATTGAAATTAGATCACTTAGTCAAGTATTCCAAAATGAAACCAAAGAGAAAGGCTTTTGTGCAATAGGTTCTGTTAAACCAAATATCGGTCATTTAAATTGTGCAGCAGGTATTGCAAGTTTTATAAAGACTGTATTATCATTAAAAAATGCACAAATTCCACCTAGTTTACATTATAAAAAAGCCAATCCCGAAATTGATTTTATTAATACTCCATTTTTTGTCAATGATAAAGCGTCATTATGGCCTAAAAGAAATCACCCTCGTAGAGCAGGTGTAAGTTCTTTTGGTTTTGGAGGAACTAACGTACATATGATTTTAGAACAAGCACCAGAAAAAATAGAAACAAATATAAAAAAAGATGATGAAATAAACCTTGTTGTTTTATCAGCACAAAGTCAAAAACAATTACATACTCTTGCTGAAGATTATAATAATTACTTACAAAACACAGAGGAATCTTTGCAAAATATAAGTTTTACTAGTATAGAAGGAAGAAATCATCACAATGAGAGATTAGCCATTGTTGCAAAAAATCATAATCATTTGAAACAACAAGTTCAAGAATTTTTAAATACAAAGGAAAATATACAAGGATATATAGGTACAAAAAATTATTCTACTAAAATTGCTTGTTTATTTACAGGACAAGGTTCAAGCTATCCAAATATGGCAAAAGAACTCTATACATCAAATAAACTCTTTTATGAAAATTTAAATTTATGTGCGAAGGAATTAGAAAACTTATTGGATATACCATTAATAGATCTTATATTTGGTAAAGAAGAGCATACTAATTTACTTACAGAAACTAAGTATGCTCAGCCAGCCATATTTGCAATAGAATACTCTTTATATAATATGTATAGAGGAATGGGTATAGAATTTAGTGTATTAGCTGGACATAGTGTAGGTGAAATAGTCGCTGCTTGTGTAGCTGATGTTTTTAATTTAAAGGATGCTCTTAAATTAATTACTTCAAGGGGTCAACTAGTTCAAAACTTAGAAACAAATAAAGGTGGAATGTTAGCAATATTTACAAATCAAGAAATCATAGATAAATATATAAACATCTACCCTCAATTATCAATAGCTGCACATAATGGACCTAATCATTTTGTCTTATCAGGTGAAAATATAATATTAGAAAAACTCATAGAACAGCTAGATAAAGACAATATTGAATATAGTAAACTAAAAGTATCTCACGCCTTCCATAGCTCTTTACTTGATCCAATATTGGATGATTTTGAGAAATTAGTAGCTTCATTTGATATGAAAATACCAAATACACAAATTGTATCTAACCTATATGGACGTATTGTTAAAAACGAAGAAATAACTACAGCAAAATATTGGCGTGAACACATGCGTAAGCCAGTTTTATTTATGGAAAGTATTAATACCTTAGAAAACATGGGTATAAATTGTTTCTTAGAGTGTGGACCTCATCCTGTTCTAACTAATATGGGTAAAAAATGTGTAAGTAATACAGATTATCAATGGATTCATTCTTTACAACGAAATCAAGAAGATAAAAAAATTATTTTATCAGCTGTTGCCCAATTATATTGCAAGGGTATTGATATACAATGGGAAGGATTAGCTCATAATAAAGATTATCAAAGAGTATCCTTACCAACTTATCCATTTGATAAGCAAAAATATTGGTTAAGTACTGTAGCTGATAGTTTACAAACACATAAGCAAGATGACCCCTTAACTATTTGGAATAACATATTAAGTTCAGGAAATAAACAAGCAAAAGAAGGAAGTAAAGCTTTAAATATTTCTCAACTAAAATATGATGAAAAAGTATTAATAACTCTAGCTCAAAGTTTTATTATAAAAGCACTAAGATCTTTAGATTTATTCACTGATGATAAAAAGTATAGTTTAGATTCTATACTTCAAAAAGTAATTCCACAATATCATCAATTAATACAAAGGTTTTTAGAAGAGTTAAATGTTGTTGGATTATTAAAATCAAAAGATAAGCAATTTTGGCAATTAAAAGATATAAATAATCAAATAATAAAAGAACAAAAAAATGATTGCAAAGATGTGTTTCTAGCAAACCCAGCTTTTGAATCAGTATTTATTAATTCAGGTGAGCAACTAGCAGACGTACTAAGTGGAAAGACAAAAGCTATAGATGCCATAATGATGGAAACATCCATAGATGAAGCAAAAGAAATCTATGCTGATCTACCAACTTCATATTATTTTAATGCTTTATTACGAGAAACAGTTAAAAGTTGGGTTTCAAATATGCCCAATAATATCCCCCTTAAAATTTTAGAAATTGGCGCAGGAACAGGTGCAACAAGTGAACAATTATTGCCATTATTACCAAAAGATAGAAGTACATATTATTATACAGATGTATCTCCTATATTTTTACAACGAGCTAATAAAAACTTTGAAGAATATAACTTTGTAAACTATACCCTGTTTGATATCAATAAAAATCCTAAGGAACAAGGACTAGATTATAATAGCTTTGATTTAATAATTGCTTCAAATGTTTTACATGCTGCTGATGATTTGCAACATACTATGAACAATGTATCAAAACTATTAAAACCAAATGCTATGTTATTTATGTATGAAATTATAAAAGAAACATTAATTGGAGAACTTACTACGGGCTTATTATTACCTATAGTTAAAGATACAGAACTACGAGGAATGCAACCTTTTATGACAAAAGATCAATGGGAATCTCTATTGATAAAATTAGGTTTTAAAAATTTCCATTCCATACCTGAAGAAAATACAGATACTTCTTTCATAGGAGAAAGAATTTTACTAGCACAACAAAAAGAAGTAATAATTGAAGAAAAAGAATATAATAATTATTTCCACCATATTCAGTGGGATAAAAATGAAGTTCCACTAGAAAAACTTGATTATTTATTAAAAGAAAGCTCAAACTGGCTCATTTGCAGTGATAAAGTAGGATATACACAAGAACTTACCTCATTACTTAAACAACATAATCAAAATGTATCTAATATTGAATTGGATATATCTTCAAAATTGCTTAATGAAAAAATAAAAAAAACATTTAATAATAATAAACCTGTTCAAATTTTATATTTATGGGGAGTTGAAAACATTTCATTAAATCAATTATCAGGTTCTCAATTACAAGAAAAACAAGCAGTTTCATCCTTAAAATTACTAGATATATTATCTGCATTATCACAAATAAATTTAAAAAATTTAAAAAATCTAAGTATTATAACAAATGGATCTCAACATACTAGTGCCATTCCTAATCAAAATATTGCATTATCCCAAGCTACACTTTGGGGTTTTTCTCAAGTTGTTGCATTAGGTCACCCTGAATTAAAAGTCAAACTAATTGATTTTGATACAGAAATGTCTATAAAAGATAATAGTATAGATTTATTAAAGAATCTTCTAAGTAAAAATAATTCAAATGAATACCAACTTATTTTACGTAAAAACAATTGCTATTTACCTCGTATACGATCTTTAGAAAATACTGATATAACTCCAACTATCCAAAAAGTAAATATTGATGCTAATGGATGGTATGTAATTGCAGGTGGATTAGGTGGATTAGGTTTAAAAACAGCTTCTTGGCTAATAGAAAATGGGGCAAAAAATATTTTACTTATTGGTCGTAGTAAGCCTAATATTCAGGCAAAAGAAGAAATAGACAACTTTACTAAATTAGGAATTAATATTAAAGTAGCACAGCTTGATATTACAGATTATGAGTCTCTAGAAAAATTAATTAATAATCTTGATTTACCCCTTAAAGGTGTAATACATAGTGCAGTTGTTCGTGATACTAAAACCCTAGGAGAAATGTCACAAAAGGAAAGAACCCTTGCTGTTATTTCACCAAAACTTGAAGGTGCTTGGAATTTACATAAAATTACTCAGAACCATAAAGAGTTAGATTTATTTATATTATACTCTTCGTCTGTATCTTTAATCCCAGCAAGAGGTTTACCAGAATATGTTGCAAGTAATGCCTTCTTGGACGCATTAGCACACTATAGAAAATCTAAAAATTTACCAGCCATAAGTATTAGTTGGGGAGCTTGGGCGGAAGTTGGAACAGTTGCTAACACAAGTCAAGAAGAACAATTAAGACAAAATGGCTTAAATAGTATTGGAGTAAAACAATCTTTTAATTGCTTAGAACAAATTATTACAGGAGATTTTAAAGATACCCACATGGGAATATTTGATGTAAATTGGAATAAACTACTACAAAATCATCCAAAAAATCAACTATCTAGCTATTTTAAAGATGTATTAACAGTATCATATATTGAACAAAAACAAGGAAGTGAAGAAAATTTAGCTCAACAACAACATAAATTGCTAGAAAATCTTAAATCATCTAAAAATTCTGGACAATCATTAGAGTTCATTAGTGATTATTTAAAACAAAAAATTTCTGTATTATTACGCATAAATGTAGATGATGTACCTTCAGAAAAAGATTTATTGCACTTGGGAATTGACTCTTTAATGTTTTTAGATTTACTAAATAATCTTAATCAAGTATTACAAATCAAAGTAAAACCAAATGAAGTAATGGCAAATTTAAATATAAATGCCATAAGTGAACATTTATTAAAAGCTATGCAAAGTACAAATCATTCTGACATAGCAGAGTTACTCCTAGTTGATAAAGATTCTTTAACAAAACCTTTTCCTCTAACAGATATTCAACAAGCCTATTGGATTGGTAGAGATCAGCATATGGATTTAGGAAATATTGCTTGCCATGGATATATGGAAATTGAGTGTAAAGATTTAGATATAGCGTTATTAGAAGATGCGTGGAACAAACTAATTCAAAGACATGAAATGTTACGTTGCATAATTCATCCTTATGGACAACAACAAATATTAGACAATGTAAAAGAATATCATTTTGAAGTAAGAGATTTTAGTAAAACTGCAAAAAAAGTTAGTGATAAAGCATTGGAAGAAATACGAACAGAATTATCACATAGAGTACCTCAAACTGATAAATGGCCACTATTTGATATACATGCCACTAAACTGCAAAACAATGTTACAAGACTACATATTAGTCTAGATAATATCATGACAGATGGTCGGAGTATTGGTATTATGCTAAGTGAATGGGTGCATATATATAATAATCCTCAAGATACTTTACCTAACTTATCTCTGACATTTCGAGATTATATTATGACTTTTGAAGCATACAAACAAACAGAGGATTATCATAAAGCTAAAAAGTATTGGGTAGATAGGTTAGATGAAATTTATCCTTCTCCACAATTACCCCTTGCTAAAGATCCATCTAAAGTTAGTACTCCTAAATTTATTCGTAGAGAATTTCATTTAAGTGAAGAAAAATGGCAAATATTAAAAAGCTTAGGAGCACAAAAGGCAGGACTTACTCCTTCTGGAATTTTACTTTCAGTATATGCACAAGTATTATCTCTTTTTAGTAATAGTGCAAAATTTACTTTAAATGTACCAACATTTAATCGTTTGGCTGTACATCCCCAAGTTAATGATATTATTGGAGAATTTACTTCTCTTATTTTACTAAGTGTTGATTTTAGCAAGCAATTATCTTTTAAAGAACAAGCAAATATCTTGCAAAAACAACTTTTGAAAGACCAATCTTATGATTCTTTTAGTGGTGTTTCTGTTATGAGAGAACTAGCAAAACATTCTAAACAAGCCAATATGCCAGTTGTATTTACTAGTACCTTTGGTTTAGCTGAAAATGTTAATACCACTTTTAGTGAACATGAAAGCCAAGCCAAAGAGCTTGGAAAACAGATTTATACAATAAGTCAAACACCTCAAGTTTATATTGATAATCATGTTCATGACTATGGTGGTTCTTTAAATGTATATTGGGATTGTGTAGATGAGTTATTTCCAGAAGGAATGCTTGATAGTATGTTTGAGGCATATGGTAATTTATTGGAACAATTAGCTAATAATGAACAAGTATGGGAATCAACCCAAGCAATTAAAATACCTATATCACAAGAACAAAAACGTATTCAGTACAATAATACTCAAAACTTTGATTATTTACCAAAGCAAGATGATTTATTAAGTGGTTTTTTACGTCAAGTGAAACAATCTCCTAATCACTCTGCATTAATTACAAATAATGAAAATCTAAGCTATAAGGAATTATTTGAAAGATCTTGCTTTTTTGCTTGGCAATTACAAGAATCAGATATAAAGCCCTTAGAAAAAGTAGCTATCATATTACCAAAAGGATGGCAACAAATATCTTCTATAATTGCTACACTTGGTGTCAATGGGACATATGTACCTTTTGATTATAAATTACCAGAAAAAAGGTTATTACAGTTATTAGAAGTAGCCAAAATCTCTTATGTAATTACTTCTAAAGAAATGAAAGATAATTTTACTTGGCCAAAAAATATAAAATTAATAACTACTCCATCAAATTGGGGAAAAGAAGAAGAGAAAATTGTACAAAATAACAATATTGAATTTATGCCATCAAACAATCAACAGTTGGCATATATTATATATACTTCTGGTTCTACGGGTATACCTAAGGGAGTGATGATAAGTCATCATAGTGCATTAAATACTATACTTGATATTAATGATAGATTTAAAATAACAAGTGATGATATAGTATTTGGTTTATCAGGAGTACATTTTGATTTATCAGTATATGATATATTTGGTACATTAAATGCAGGAGCTTGCCTAGTATTACCAAATGAAGAAGGGACAAAAGATCCAAATCATTGGATAGATCTCATTGAAAAACATAAAATTACTATTTGGAACAGTGTACCTGCATTATGCGAAATGCTACTTATTCAAACAAATGCAAATAAAGTAACTATGCAAGAGATGCGATTAGTCCTATTGAGTGGAGATTGGATACCACTATCACTCAAAGACAAGCTACAAAAAAGTACAAAAAATGCAAAACTTTATAGTCTTGGTGGTGCTACAGAAGCATCTATTTGGTCTATTTATTATCCTATTGAAGATATTGACCCTACTTGGAATAGTATTCCCTATGGAAGGCCTCTCGCAAATCAACAATTTTATGTTTTAAATGAAAAATATAATGATTGCCCACAATTAGTTATAGGTGATTTATATATTGGAGGAGAAGGCTTATTTATGGGCTACTGGCAAGATGAAGGAAAAACAAAAGAATCATTTATTATCCATCCAATAAGTGGAGAGAAACTATATAAAACTGGAGATAAAGGTCGTTTTCATCCTAATGGTTATATTGAATTTTTAGGACGAAATGACTTACAAGTAAAAATCAATGGACACCGTATTGAACTAGGAGAAATAGAATCTTCACTTCTTCAAAATGAGCTTATTCAAAATGTTGTAGTTACGGCTATTGACACCTATGGAAATAGTGAAATATCTACTAGTATAAAAGATAATAAACAAAAACTTATCGCCTATTGTGTGTGCAAAGAGAAAAACTTAAGTGAAATTGAAAGTAAATTAAAAATATGGACTAAAGAACGATTACCAAATTATATGGTGCCCAATCATTTCTTTATATTAAATAGTATACCTTTAACAAAGAATGGTAAGTTAGATAGAAAAGCATTACCTTTACCAAGTAATGAAAAAAAAGAAATCAAAAGTAGTACTCCTCAAACAGAAAATGAAAAATTATTATTATCTATATGTAGGGAAATTTTACAAGTAGATGATATTAATATACATAGTGACTTTTTTGATATTGGAGGAGATTCTCTTCAGGCAACAAGACTAAGTATATCATTACAAAAAGAAGGCTTTAATCTATCTGTAAATCAGATATTTATGAACCCCTTCTTAGAAGATATGGCACAGTTTATAAAAGCCCAAAATGATTCTTCTCTGGAAAATAAAAAACAAGAAATGATAAGCTTAGAGTTTAATAATTCGTCTAGTATTTTAACATCCTTTAATACTATTAGTGAAGAAAAACCAAATATATTTTGTATACATGGTAGTGATGGAGGAGTTTTTGTATTTAATGAATTAGCAGATCAATTAGAAAATGATTTTAATATTTATGGTATTGCTGCTCAATCGACTATTGAAAAAAACAACATTTCAGACATTGCAAGTAGCTATTTAGAACAAATAAATACAAGGGACACAGCCTATCCACCTATTATTTGCGGATTTAGTTCTGGAGGATTTGTTGCGTGGGAAATTGCTCGTCAATTAAAAGAAAGAGGAGAAGACTTAACTCAATTAATTTTAATTGATACTCAGTTTTTACCACAAGAATTAAAAGATAACTCTTTATTAATCCTAGTTCTATTTGCTTTATCTTTTAACATGAATATAGAGCTTCTTCCAATAAAAGAAGAACTAATAGTAAAATTGAAGAATAATACATATACAAATAGTGAGTTAAATGAAATACAAAAACTAAATGAAGAAGAATTTGAAGATTTATTTGAACAACTAATTGATTCAAATAGCTTATTAAATAATGATAGCACTAATTTACGTCGGAAGTTTAATATTTTTAAACAGTATGTAGAGTTTACAATAGAGTATGATATGCCACATCTATCAAGTGTTGATACATTACTTCTTCAAGCGAAACAAAGTGTAAAAAATCACCAAAGTTGGAATAGTTTCGGTGATAAAATACAACATATTGAAGTGGATGGAAACCATATGAGTTGCTTACAATACCCAAATGTAAGTTCAATAACTAATACAATACAAAATTTTAGTAAAAAGTAG
- a CDS encoding thioesterase II family protein, whose translation MDSITKNKWIQYEEKENVKLRLFCLPYAGGGSSIYRLWQKSMPEHIQVCKIQLPGRENRINEQAIDSMEDLVKTLAKQLFNYLDKPFALFGHSMGAMATYELAKYLSNNTPYSPKHVFVSGCRTPNTPHNHITYHLEGEEFIDSLRQMGGTNEVLLNNKDYMKMVEPTLRADLKLIERWHHNDIETLCCPLTVLGGVNDTLVLPTNLKQWHQYTNKIFELKLFEGDHFFINDDSHNIASIVANTLKQ comes from the coding sequence ATGGATTCAATAACAAAAAACAAATGGATTCAATACGAAGAAAAAGAAAATGTTAAATTACGTCTATTTTGCTTGCCATATGCAGGAGGAGGATCATCTATTTATCGGCTTTGGCAAAAATCAATGCCAGAGCATATACAAGTATGCAAAATTCAACTACCAGGTAGAGAAAATCGTATAAATGAGCAAGCAATAGATTCTATGGAAGACTTAGTAAAAACCCTAGCAAAGCAACTCTTTAATTATTTAGATAAACCATTTGCTCTCTTTGGTCATAGTATGGGAGCAATGGCTACATATGAACTTGCTAAATATTTATCAAATAATACCCCTTATAGTCCTAAGCATGTATTTGTATCTGGATGCAGAACACCTAATACTCCTCACAACCATATAACATATCACCTAGAAGGTGAAGAGTTTATTGATTCGCTAAGACAAATGGGAGGAACAAATGAAGTGCTATTAAATAATAAAGACTATATGAAAATGGTCGAACCGACATTGCGTGCTGACTTAAAACTTATTGAAAGATGGCATCACAATGACATAGAAACCCTTTGTTGCCCATTAACAGTATTAGGGGGAGTAAATGACACCTTAGTTTTACCAACTAACTTAAAACAATGGCATCAGTATACAAACAAAATATTTGAATTAAAATTATTTGAAGGTGACCACTTTTTTATAAATGATGATTCACATAATATTGCTTCAATAGTGGCAAATACATTAAAACAATAA